One window of Halopseudomonas maritima genomic DNA carries:
- a CDS encoding tRNA dihydrouridine synthase, translated as MSNPERVSGPVVLAPMEGLADAPMRDVLTRIGGIDWCVSEFIRVTEGLLNVGTIRRSVPESEYGWRTRAGVPVRPQLLGSDVRWMGENAALLASMDAPAIDINFGCPAKTVNRHRGGAALLTEPELLREIVASVRAATPAHIAVTAKMRLGLTDTSQALECAQALADGGAGEITVHARTKVEGYRPPAHWEWLARIREAVAVPVIANGEVWTTEDYRRIREVSGCDAVMIGRGLVRCPDLGLRIAQDSDAAVLGWDELWPWLGDFFRQTRLRVVDRHAPGRLKQWLAMLGQHYPEARELFDSLRRETCADAVTRRLEGPLQSAA; from the coding sequence ATGAGCAACCCTGAGCGCGTCAGCGGCCCGGTTGTGCTGGCGCCGATGGAGGGGCTGGCCGATGCGCCGATGCGCGATGTGCTGACGCGCATCGGTGGCATCGACTGGTGCGTCAGCGAGTTCATTCGCGTGACCGAGGGGCTGCTGAACGTGGGTACTATTCGCCGCAGCGTACCGGAGAGCGAGTACGGCTGGCGGACCCGAGCCGGTGTGCCGGTGCGTCCGCAACTGCTCGGTTCAGATGTGCGCTGGATGGGAGAGAACGCGGCACTGCTGGCGTCGATGGACGCTCCGGCTATTGATATCAACTTTGGCTGTCCGGCTAAGACGGTTAACCGTCACCGTGGCGGCGCTGCGCTGTTGACCGAGCCCGAGCTGCTGCGCGAGATTGTCGCCAGCGTGCGCGCAGCAACGCCGGCGCATATTGCCGTGACCGCCAAGATGCGCTTGGGCCTGACCGATACCAGCCAGGCGCTGGAATGCGCGCAGGCGCTGGCCGACGGCGGCGCTGGTGAGATTACCGTGCATGCCCGCACCAAGGTCGAAGGCTACAGGCCGCCGGCCCATTGGGAATGGCTGGCGCGTATTCGCGAGGCGGTAGCGGTGCCGGTGATCGCCAATGGCGAGGTCTGGACCACCGAAGATTACCGGCGTATCCGTGAGGTCAGCGGCTGTGATGCGGTGATGATCGGCCGCGGTCTGGTGCGCTGTCCGGATCTGGGGCTGCGCATCGCGCAGGATAGCGACGCGGCCGTGCTTGGCTGGGATGAGCTGTGGCCCTGGCTCGGTGACTTCTTCCGGCAGACCCGCCTGCGGGTGGTAGACCGCCATGCGCCGGGCCGGCTGAAGCAATGGCTGGCGATGCTCGGCCAGCATTATCCCGAAGCGCGCGAGCTGTTTGACAGTCTGCGCCGCGAGACCTGCGCTGATGCCGTTACCCGACGGCTGGAAGGCCCGCTGCAATCGGCGGCCTGA
- a CDS encoding methyl-accepting chemotaxis protein yields MPTGLRSKATVLVLQLCTLSWLYYSAGVDLAAPALILALLPWLGLPWFYAPSDPAPAVAADNRQNSELTARLSRATSKNAIGAAEVAHSVQLLRARQHSQLQAISQVTDSAQQIASEVDAASRYAERADQAAEQASASSASGRDALQQATEVMHQLATQADTSSAMLQALNAHSAKIVQVTEVIEAIASQTNLLALNAAIEAARAGDMGRGFAVVADEVRALAARTSASTSEVAGIIEQMHQQSQRVNADFSALVGQVHNSVALIDQASEQLQAIEQQGSEVKEATAQIAAGSLTNRDQLANLSSALEQVRGDIAQSDEQTQRLGSEAANLVGLAEQVSEMLADVALDDYHQRFFEAAQQTANAIAARFAADLANGKIQRAALFDRNLTLIAGSNPARYHSAFDSYTDQVLPGLQEPLLQQHAELVYAIAAIPSGYVPTHNQRFSKQPTGDVQHDTLHCRSKRLFDDPTGRRCGSHEQTLLLQTYKRDTGEVMHDLSVPIMVDGQHWGGLRLGYKPEQ; encoded by the coding sequence ATGCCCACCGGACTCCGCAGCAAAGCGACCGTGCTTGTGCTGCAGCTCTGCACCCTCAGCTGGCTCTATTACAGCGCTGGCGTCGACCTCGCCGCACCGGCGCTGATTCTTGCTCTGCTGCCTTGGCTGGGGCTGCCCTGGTTCTATGCGCCATCAGACCCAGCGCCAGCGGTGGCCGCAGACAACCGCCAAAACAGCGAACTGACCGCCCGGCTGTCCCGCGCTACCAGCAAGAATGCGATTGGCGCCGCAGAGGTAGCCCACTCCGTACAATTGCTGCGCGCGCGCCAGCACTCTCAACTGCAGGCAATCAGCCAGGTGACCGACAGCGCCCAGCAGATCGCCTCTGAAGTCGACGCTGCCAGTCGTTATGCAGAACGCGCAGACCAGGCAGCAGAACAGGCCAGCGCCAGCAGTGCCAGCGGCCGCGACGCCTTGCAACAGGCAACCGAGGTGATGCACCAGCTGGCCACCCAAGCCGATACGTCCAGCGCCATGCTGCAGGCATTGAACGCCCACAGCGCCAAGATTGTGCAGGTCACAGAGGTAATCGAAGCCATCGCCAGCCAGACCAACCTGCTGGCCCTGAACGCCGCCATTGAGGCGGCCCGGGCGGGCGACATGGGGCGCGGGTTCGCGGTGGTAGCCGATGAAGTACGGGCTCTGGCCGCACGCACCTCAGCCTCCACCAGCGAGGTTGCCGGCATCATTGAACAGATGCACCAGCAAAGTCAGCGGGTCAACGCCGACTTCTCGGCACTGGTGGGTCAGGTGCACAACAGCGTCGCGCTGATCGATCAAGCGTCTGAGCAGCTGCAGGCTATTGAGCAGCAAGGAAGTGAGGTCAAAGAGGCGACCGCGCAGATCGCTGCCGGCAGCCTGACCAATCGCGACCAGCTCGCCAACCTGAGCAGCGCTCTGGAGCAGGTGCGTGGCGACATCGCCCAGAGCGACGAACAGACCCAACGCTTGGGCAGCGAGGCCGCCAACCTGGTGGGCCTGGCTGAACAGGTCAGCGAGATGCTGGCCGACGTCGCGCTGGATGACTACCATCAACGCTTCTTTGAGGCGGCGCAGCAGACCGCTAACGCCATTGCCGCGCGTTTTGCGGCCGACCTGGCCAACGGCAAGATTCAGCGCGCCGCACTGTTTGATCGCAACCTCACCTTGATCGCCGGTAGCAACCCGGCGCGTTATCACAGCGCCTTCGACAGCTACACCGACCAGGTATTGCCGGGCCTGCAGGAGCCACTCCTGCAACAGCACGCCGAGTTGGTCTACGCCATCGCCGCTATCCCCTCAGGCTATGTGCCCACCCACAACCAGCGTTTTAGCAAGCAACCCACCGGCGACGTGCAGCACGACACCCTGCACTGCCGCAGCAAGCGGTTGTTTGACGATCCAACAGGACGACGCTGCGGCAGCCATGAGCAAACCCTGCTGCTGCAGACCTACAAACGCGATACCGGAGAAGTGATGCACGATCTGTCAGTGCCGATCATGGTGGACGGTCAGCATTGGGGCGGGCTGCGGCTGGGGTATAAGCCGGAGCAATAG
- a CDS encoding FAD-dependent oxidoreductase, translating into MPPVPLLLAGAGHAHLVTLQRWRAEGYHAPVGSCLINPTAQAWYSGMLPGLLAGRWQAEQCCIELAPLCAAVGVSLRLGEITQLDANSQQAQLADQSRIRWQWLSLGVGGAPQAPAHNDHSITLLPAKPFAGLYQQCRTWQQQNAPQRLAIIGGGAAAVELALALARLLPATQLNLFSAGPLLAALPARAGNLVRPLLRQRGISYHEGVTVTGIQNGQLWQDTQVIGAADAALLASGNMAPHWLADSAMTCDATGAVRIQPNLQSSSHPTVFATGDCASLSACPHNGVQAVRQGAVLAENLSQVLCGDQATRQFKPPRHSLALLATADEQAIATRNGIALRSRLALRLKDRLDNGFIRAIRGD; encoded by the coding sequence ATGCCCCCTGTTCCACTGCTGCTGGCCGGCGCCGGCCATGCCCACCTGGTTACTCTGCAGCGCTGGCGCGCCGAGGGATACCACGCGCCAGTCGGCAGCTGCCTGATCAACCCGACCGCGCAGGCCTGGTATTCCGGCATGCTACCCGGACTGCTGGCTGGCAGATGGCAAGCAGAGCAATGCTGCATTGAACTGGCGCCTTTGTGCGCTGCCGTTGGCGTATCGCTGCGGCTCGGCGAGATCACACAGTTAGACGCCAACAGCCAGCAGGCACAGCTGGCCGACCAAAGCCGGATACGCTGGCAGTGGCTGTCACTGGGCGTGGGTGGCGCGCCACAAGCACCCGCTCACAACGATCACAGCATTACACTGCTGCCGGCCAAGCCATTTGCCGGGCTCTATCAGCAGTGCCGTACATGGCAGCAACAGAACGCACCACAGCGCCTGGCGATCATCGGCGGCGGGGCCGCTGCTGTAGAGCTGGCGTTGGCGCTGGCCAGATTGCTACCGGCAACGCAGTTAAACCTGTTCAGTGCAGGGCCGCTGTTGGCGGCTTTACCGGCGCGCGCGGGCAACCTGGTACGCCCCCTGCTGCGTCAGCGAGGTATTAGTTATCACGAGGGCGTGACTGTCACTGGCATCCAGAACGGCCAGCTGTGGCAAGACACCCAGGTGATTGGCGCAGCGGACGCAGCACTGCTGGCAAGCGGCAACATGGCGCCTCACTGGCTCGCAGATAGCGCCATGACCTGCGATGCAACGGGTGCCGTACGCATCCAGCCAAACCTGCAAAGCAGCAGTCACCCGACGGTGTTCGCGACCGGTGATTGCGCCAGCCTGTCAGCTTGTCCGCACAACGGTGTGCAAGCGGTAAGGCAAGGCGCAGTGCTGGCCGAGAACCTTAGCCAAGTCCTGTGCGGCGACCAGGCGACACGTCAGTTCAAGCCGCCGCGCCATAGCCTGGCGCTGTTGGCAACAGCCGACGAGCAGGCGATTGCTACCCGCAACGGTATCGCCCTGCGCAGCCGCCTGGCACTGAGGCTAAAGGACCGGCTGGATAACGGCTTTATCCGGGCCATACGCGGCGACTGA
- a CDS encoding spinster family MFS transporter — MTENNSYPSPVRAWLTVGILLVAYVLSFVDRQILNLLVEPIRRDLQISDTEMSLLMGLSFAIFYTVAGIPLGRIADSKSRRGLIAGGVAVWSLMTAFCGLAQQYWHFIIGRIGVGAGEAALSPAAYSLIADSFSPNRRATAISVYAMGIYLGAGAAFLLGGIVVTWANARGAMVLPVLGEVRPWQLIFLVLGAVGLMFCLVLLAIKEPTRKGIGAGVAVPLKDVANYLLGIRKAVLCHNFGFACLSFASYGASAWIPTFFIRNHGLTAGEVGIYYGSLVMVAGSLGIVFGGRLADFLAQRGCLDANMRVGLLSAILTLLCNVVYLVDNMPLLWTIMFFNVFTVAMPFGVAPAAIQEIMPNAMRGQASAIYLFTITLIGLGIGPTAVAMFTDYVFQDDMAVRYSIFIVASVITVGSIILLAMGLKPYREARDTLTRWGEQQAQPSQG; from the coding sequence GTGACCGAGAATAATAGCTATCCGTCGCCGGTGCGGGCTTGGTTGACCGTTGGGATTTTGCTGGTTGCCTATGTTCTCTCCTTTGTAGATCGACAAATTTTGAACCTGCTGGTGGAGCCGATTCGCCGCGACCTGCAGATCAGTGACACTGAAATGAGTCTGCTGATGGGGTTGTCTTTCGCCATCTTTTACACCGTAGCCGGAATTCCGCTGGGGCGGATTGCTGACAGCAAGAGCCGTCGCGGGTTGATTGCCGGCGGTGTGGCGGTATGGAGCTTGATGACCGCGTTCTGTGGCCTGGCGCAGCAGTATTGGCATTTTATTATTGGTCGTATCGGTGTGGGCGCGGGTGAAGCGGCGCTGTCGCCGGCGGCGTATTCGCTGATCGCTGACAGCTTCTCACCCAATCGCCGTGCAACGGCGATCAGTGTCTACGCGATGGGCATCTACCTGGGCGCGGGCGCGGCCTTTCTGCTCGGCGGTATTGTGGTGACCTGGGCCAACGCCCGCGGCGCCATGGTGCTGCCGGTGTTGGGCGAGGTGCGTCCCTGGCAGCTGATCTTCCTGGTGCTCGGCGCCGTTGGCCTGATGTTCTGCCTGGTGCTGCTGGCCATCAAGGAGCCGACGCGTAAGGGCATTGGTGCTGGTGTGGCCGTGCCGCTCAAGGATGTTGCCAACTACCTGCTGGGCATTCGCAAGGCGGTGCTGTGTCACAACTTCGGGTTTGCCTGTCTGTCGTTTGCCTCCTATGGCGCGTCGGCCTGGATTCCGACCTTTTTTATTCGCAACCACGGGCTGACAGCGGGTGAGGTAGGCATTTATTACGGCTCGCTGGTCATGGTAGCCGGCTCGCTGGGGATCGTATTCGGTGGGCGCCTGGCGGATTTTCTGGCTCAGCGTGGCTGCCTGGATGCCAACATGCGGGTCGGTCTGCTGTCGGCTATCCTGACCCTGCTGTGCAACGTGGTGTACTTGGTCGACAACATGCCGCTGCTGTGGACCATCATGTTCTTTAACGTCTTCACCGTAGCCATGCCCTTTGGTGTGGCGCCGGCGGCTATTCAGGAGATCATGCCCAACGCTATGCGCGGCCAGGCCTCGGCCATCTATCTGTTTACCATCACCCTGATTGGCCTGGGTATCGGCCCAACCGCTGTGGCCATGTTTACCGACTATGTGTTCCAGGACGACATGGCGGTACGTTATTCCATATTCATCGTTGCCAGCGTGATAACCGTGGGCTCCATCATCCTTCTGGCCATGGGGCTCAAACCCTACCGGGAGGCACGGGACACGCTGACACGCTGGGGTGAACAACAGGCTCAGCCGAGCCAGGGGTAA
- a CDS encoding acetyl-CoA C-acyltransferase, which produces MTDAVIVSTARTGLGKSYRGALNNTHSVDMAGFVIEEAVKRAGIDPALVEDVILGATFHEGAQGKNMARLAAIRGGLPVTTAGMSLNRFCSSGLQSIAIAAQRVVSEKIPAIVAGGVESISLCQNDKINMFHGTNEWIMKNKPELYLSMIETADIVAQRYNVSRESQDEYSLLSQQRVAAGQQSGKFADEIVPFKTIMKVQNKETGEVSDQEVVLDRDECNRPGTTLEGLSSLQPVRGPGNFITAGNASQLSDGASVCTVMNSKVAEQLNVEPMGIFRGFAVAGCEPDEMGIGPVFAIPRLLERNGLKMDDIGLWELNEAFASQVVYCRDKLGIPAENLNVNGGSIAIGHPYGVTGSRLTGHALIEGKRRGVKYVVVTMCIGGGQGAAGLFEIV; this is translated from the coding sequence ATGACAGACGCAGTTATCGTATCCACGGCCCGTACCGGCCTGGGCAAATCCTACCGTGGCGCACTGAACAACACCCACAGTGTTGACATGGCCGGCTTCGTCATCGAAGAAGCCGTCAAGCGTGCAGGTATCGACCCGGCACTGGTTGAAGACGTCATCCTCGGCGCGACCTTCCACGAAGGTGCTCAGGGCAAGAACATGGCGCGTCTGGCTGCCATTCGTGGCGGTCTGCCGGTCACTACTGCCGGTATGTCCCTGAACCGTTTCTGCAGCTCCGGCCTGCAGTCCATCGCCATTGCCGCCCAGCGTGTTGTCAGCGAAAAGATCCCGGCTATTGTTGCCGGTGGCGTTGAGTCCATCAGCCTGTGTCAGAACGACAAGATCAACATGTTCCACGGCACCAACGAGTGGATCATGAAGAACAAGCCGGAGCTGTACCTGTCCATGATCGAAACGGCCGACATCGTAGCCCAGCGCTACAACGTCAGCCGTGAGTCCCAGGACGAGTACTCGCTGCTGAGCCAGCAACGCGTTGCTGCCGGTCAGCAGAGCGGCAAGTTTGCCGACGAAATCGTGCCGTTCAAGACCATCATGAAGGTTCAGAACAAGGAAACCGGCGAAGTCTCCGATCAGGAAGTGGTTCTGGATCGTGACGAGTGCAACCGTCCGGGTACCACCCTGGAAGGCCTGTCCTCCCTGCAGCCGGTTCGTGGCCCGGGCAACTTCATCACCGCCGGTAACGCCAGCCAGCTGTCTGACGGTGCTTCCGTTTGCACCGTGATGAACAGCAAGGTGGCTGAGCAGCTGAACGTTGAGCCCATGGGTATCTTCCGTGGCTTCGCCGTTGCCGGTTGCGAGCCTGACGAAATGGGCATCGGCCCGGTCTTCGCCATTCCGCGCCTGCTGGAGCGTAACGGCCTGAAAATGGACGACATCGGCCTGTGGGAATTGAATGAAGCTTTCGCTTCCCAGGTTGTCTACTGCCGCGACAAGCTGGGCATCCCGGCTGAAAACCTGAACGTCAACGGCGGCTCCATCGCCATCGGTCACCCCTACGGTGTAACCGGCTCCCGCCTGACCGGCCACGCGCTGATTGAAGGCAAACGCCGCGGCGTCAAGTACGTGGTTGTCACCATGTGCATCGGCGGTGGCCAGGGCGCAGCGGGTCTGTTTGAGATCGTATAA
- a CDS encoding acyl-CoA dehydrogenase encodes MSQKIINTDDLAFLLYEMLDIERFTQFPRYEDHSRDTFDAAIELALKVASETFAPHNRLCDEDEPRFENGKVVIRPEVSEALAVLRDTGLMAASQDYERGGMQLPAAVSQTCIGLIKGANVSTQAYAGLTIAACNLIMAHGTDEQKQRYAEPMMAGRFFGTMCLTEPHAGSSLGDIKSRAVPQDDGTYRISGNKIFISAGDHELSENIVHLVLAKLPDAPPGAKGISLFIVPKFLVNDDGSLGERNDVQLAGLIHKMGYRGTTSTMLNFGEKGGAVGYLVGEPHNGLAGMFHMMNEARIGVGLGSVMLGYTGYLHALEYARERTQGRGMAERDPNTPMIPLVQHADVRRLLLAQKAFVEGGLSLCLFSSTLVDEKKHSPDAAVREEAAGLLDLLTPIVKSWPSQFCLEANSLAIQVHGGYGYTREYPVEQFYRDNRLNPIHEGTHGIQGQDLLGRKVSMAGGRFYQSLLTRIRATLDECANASELKANAELLGAALSTVEGVTEALQAMKKSEPDRALANAYLYMECFGHLVVGWLWLRQAQAALRGLQNGGERPASFYQGKLNACDYFLRYELPKPLALAEVLRSADRTTLDMPLDCF; translated from the coding sequence TTGTCCCAAAAAATCATCAATACCGACGACCTGGCGTTTCTGCTCTATGAAATGCTGGATATCGAGCGTTTTACCCAATTTCCGCGTTATGAAGACCACAGCCGCGACACCTTTGACGCTGCCATTGAGCTGGCGCTGAAGGTCGCGAGCGAAACTTTCGCACCGCACAACCGCCTGTGTGATGAAGACGAGCCGCGTTTTGAAAACGGTAAAGTCGTGATTCGCCCGGAAGTTTCCGAGGCGCTGGCCGTGCTGCGTGACACCGGCCTGATGGCGGCCTCGCAGGACTATGAGCGCGGCGGTATGCAGCTGCCGGCGGCTGTCTCCCAGACCTGTATTGGCCTGATCAAGGGCGCCAACGTCAGCACCCAGGCATACGCCGGTCTGACCATCGCCGCCTGCAACCTGATCATGGCCCACGGCACCGACGAGCAGAAACAGCGTTACGCCGAGCCGATGATGGCTGGTCGCTTCTTCGGCACCATGTGCCTGACCGAGCCGCATGCCGGCTCCTCACTGGGCGACATCAAGTCCCGCGCGGTGCCACAGGACGACGGCACTTACCGCATCAGCGGCAACAAGATCTTCATCTCCGCCGGTGACCACGAGCTGAGCGAAAACATCGTGCATCTGGTGCTGGCCAAGCTGCCCGACGCGCCGCCCGGCGCCAAGGGTATCTCGCTGTTTATCGTGCCCAAGTTTCTGGTCAACGACGACGGCAGCCTCGGCGAGCGCAACGACGTTCAACTGGCGGGCCTGATCCACAAGATGGGTTACCGCGGCACCACCTCCACCATGCTCAACTTTGGCGAGAAGGGCGGGGCGGTCGGTTATCTGGTCGGCGAGCCGCACAACGGCCTGGCAGGCATGTTCCACATGATGAACGAAGCCCGCATTGGCGTGGGTCTGGGTTCGGTCATGCTGGGGTACACCGGTTACCTGCACGCGCTGGAATACGCCCGTGAGCGTACCCAGGGCCGTGGCATGGCAGAACGTGACCCGAACACCCCGATGATCCCGCTGGTGCAGCACGCCGACGTTCGTCGTCTGCTGCTGGCGCAGAAAGCCTTCGTCGAAGGCGGTCTGTCGCTGTGCCTGTTCTCCTCGACGCTGGTCGATGAGAAGAAGCATTCGCCGGACGCTGCCGTGCGTGAAGAGGCTGCTGGTCTGCTCGACCTGCTGACGCCTATCGTCAAATCCTGGCCGTCGCAGTTCTGTCTGGAAGCCAACAGCCTGGCGATTCAGGTGCACGGTGGCTACGGCTACACCCGTGAATACCCGGTCGAGCAGTTCTACCGCGACAACCGCCTGAATCCGATCCACGAAGGCACCCACGGCATTCAGGGGCAGGATCTGCTGGGCCGCAAGGTCAGCATGGCCGGTGGCCGTTTCTATCAGAGTCTGCTGACCCGCATTCGCGCCACGCTGGACGAGTGTGCAAACGCCTCTGAGCTGAAGGCCAACGCCGAGCTGCTGGGCGCTGCGCTGAGCACTGTCGAAGGCGTGACTGAAGCCCTGCAGGCGATGAAGAAGAGCGAGCCCGATCGCGCGCTGGCCAACGCCTACCTGTACATGGAGTGCTTCGGCCATCTGGTTGTCGGCTGGCTCTGGCTGCGTCAGGCGCAGGCTGCACTGCGCGGTCTGCAGAACGGCGGTGAGCGGCCGGCGAGCTTCTACCAGGGCAAGCTCAACGCCTGTGATTACTTCCTGCGCTACGAACTGCCCAAGCCGCTGGCGCTGGCAGAGGTGCTGCGCAGCGCCGACCGCACCACGCTGGACATGCCGCTGGATTGCTTCTGA
- a CDS encoding TonB-dependent receptor family protein, whose protein sequence is MTGNHRRLGITAVLSAAAFAQLAQASEIEPDQQQNGHEVQMLAPVVIQGDVLGSASEEEVRRYAGSRSVVQAQALEGASVRGLDDALQRVPGVKIFDETGTGVLPQLSVRGLYESRSGRVQALSDGIPLALAPYGQTSLSLFPQTLATVERIDIVRGGASVQYGPNNVGGVVNFISRPIPEKWETSLSQRITFAPAGRQLYDSYLGTGGRLSDNLRLQLDLNTITGEYGREHSETDVQNYRLRGEWDIDDTRRLSFGVQRYIADMELAGALSVADYKDDPRQSTRNMDSFEGDSDRLWGTYSQYFGAVGPFDDVEFSWTNFAHNSYRNFLIGLPFDPAATPTNFQDAPRDFRVWGSEPRVSLSLYGDDVSQTWLLGARLVKENVDFDVNNQDLATGATRVVRDWVFDTEGKAAYVSNEIILLDERLTITPGLRYEHATMEYEGSVNGTVQTPQKNVAEEWLPGLTVGYQATDDWFVYANAQRSLRLPQVFQIVRDGVVQAEISRNYEIGTRFTPMAALRIDVGVYRIDFDDQIVFANGSFRNLGSTRHQGLETEAFWTPAAVPGLDLHASYAYLDAEQRAGAFKGKEVPYSSKHQFSVDARYRFAGSWTYQIDGLYVSSAYSDSANSQEENATASVGELPAYWVWNTAIEREFKLQDERVLTTSAGVSNLFDRRYYFRGIDTSPLGRQPAPGRTLTVAMNYRF, encoded by the coding sequence ATGACAGGTAATCATCGCCGCCTTGGCATTACGGCAGTTCTCAGCGCGGCTGCTTTCGCGCAGTTGGCGCAGGCCAGTGAGATAGAGCCGGATCAGCAGCAAAACGGGCATGAGGTACAGATGCTCGCGCCGGTCGTGATCCAGGGTGACGTGCTGGGCAGTGCCAGCGAGGAAGAGGTACGCAGGTACGCGGGCAGCCGCAGCGTGGTGCAGGCGCAGGCGCTTGAAGGGGCGAGCGTACGGGGACTGGATGATGCCCTGCAGCGTGTTCCGGGGGTGAAAATCTTCGATGAGACCGGTACCGGCGTGCTACCCCAGTTATCCGTTCGTGGCCTGTATGAAAGCCGCAGCGGGCGTGTTCAGGCGCTGTCCGACGGTATTCCGCTGGCATTGGCGCCCTACGGTCAGACCAGTTTGTCACTGTTTCCGCAGACTCTGGCGACGGTTGAGCGCATTGACATCGTGCGGGGCGGCGCCTCTGTGCAGTACGGGCCGAACAACGTCGGCGGCGTGGTCAACTTCATCAGCCGGCCAATCCCGGAAAAGTGGGAGACCTCGTTGTCGCAGCGCATTACTTTCGCACCTGCCGGTCGTCAGCTGTACGACAGCTACCTGGGTACAGGCGGGCGGTTGAGCGACAACCTGCGTCTGCAGCTGGACCTCAACACGATCACTGGCGAGTATGGCCGTGAGCACTCCGAGACCGACGTGCAGAATTATCGGCTGCGTGGCGAGTGGGATATTGATGACACCCGCAGACTGAGCTTTGGCGTGCAGCGGTATATCGCCGACATGGAGTTGGCGGGTGCCCTGAGCGTGGCAGATTACAAGGATGATCCTCGGCAATCGACGCGCAACATGGACAGTTTTGAAGGTGACAGTGATCGTCTCTGGGGAACCTATAGCCAGTATTTTGGTGCGGTGGGGCCGTTCGATGATGTCGAGTTCAGCTGGACGAATTTTGCGCATAACAGCTACCGCAACTTCCTCATCGGCCTGCCATTCGACCCAGCTGCGACGCCAACCAATTTTCAGGACGCCCCGCGTGATTTCCGGGTATGGGGTAGCGAGCCGCGTGTGAGCCTAAGCCTGTATGGCGATGATGTCAGTCAGACTTGGCTGCTGGGTGCGCGTCTGGTTAAGGAGAATGTCGACTTCGATGTCAACAACCAGGACCTGGCGACCGGGGCGACTCGGGTGGTGCGTGACTGGGTATTTGATACCGAGGGCAAGGCAGCTTATGTGAGCAACGAGATCATCTTACTGGATGAACGTCTGACCATAACCCCGGGTTTGCGCTACGAACACGCGACCATGGAGTATGAAGGTTCGGTTAATGGGACTGTGCAAACTCCACAGAAAAATGTCGCTGAAGAGTGGCTGCCCGGTTTGACCGTGGGGTATCAGGCCACCGACGACTGGTTTGTCTACGCTAATGCCCAGCGTTCGCTGCGCCTTCCACAGGTGTTCCAGATCGTCAGAGATGGCGTTGTGCAGGCAGAAATTTCGCGTAACTACGAGATCGGGACCCGCTTCACGCCAATGGCTGCGCTGCGCATTGATGTGGGTGTGTACCGCATCGACTTTGATGATCAGATCGTGTTCGCCAATGGCAGCTTCAGAAACCTGGGCAGTACCCGTCATCAGGGACTTGAGACCGAGGCCTTCTGGACGCCAGCGGCCGTCCCCGGTCTCGATTTGCACGCCAGCTACGCGTACCTGGATGCCGAGCAGCGCGCTGGCGCCTTCAAGGGTAAGGAAGTGCCCTACAGCTCCAAGCACCAGTTCAGCGTCGATGCACGTTACCGGTTTGCCGGTTCCTGGACCTATCAGATCGACGGCCTGTACGTAAGTAGTGCGTATTCCGACAGCGCCAACAGCCAAGAGGAAAATGCTACCGCCTCGGTCGGTGAGTTGCCTGCCTATTGGGTCTGGAATACCGCGATCGAGCGGGAGTTCAAGCTGCAAGACGAGCGTGTGCTGACGACCTCGGCCGGGGTGAGCAACCTCTTTGATCGTCGCTACTATTTCCGCGGCATTGATACCAGCCCCCTGGGTCGCCAGCCGGCGCCCGGTCGCACTCTGACAGTGGCGATGAACTACCGCTTTTGA
- a CDS encoding IMPACT family protein: MYSLAQPVSHTLDIRKSRFLACVEPCTDRAAAQVRVNELRAQHPGCAHVCWALLAGGHSAAVDDGEPSGTAGRPMLDVLRHQQLDGVLATVVRYFGGVKLGAGGLVRAYTDAVAQALLQAEKIEHIPSQTLNCELAYAHEGIARNLIAELGGELLEVSHGQTVRLHVRLPATAVETLHEQLLAITRGELGWVLATG, from the coding sequence ATGTATAGTCTTGCTCAGCCCGTCTCCCACACACTGGACATTCGCAAAAGCCGCTTCCTTGCCTGCGTCGAACCCTGCACCGATCGCGCCGCTGCGCAGGTGCGGGTTAATGAGCTACGCGCGCAGCACCCCGGCTGCGCGCATGTTTGCTGGGCATTGCTGGCTGGCGGGCATAGCGCGGCGGTGGACGATGGCGAGCCCTCCGGCACTGCGGGGCGACCCATGCTGGATGTTCTGCGTCATCAGCAGCTAGACGGCGTGTTGGCGACCGTGGTGCGCTATTTTGGCGGGGTAAAGCTGGGGGCTGGCGGGTTGGTACGCGCCTACACCGATGCGGTGGCCCAGGCGCTGCTGCAGGCTGAAAAAATTGAGCATATCCCGAGCCAGACGTTGAACTGTGAACTGGCCTACGCCCACGAAGGCATAGCCCGCAATCTGATCGCTGAGTTGGGTGGTGAGCTGCTTGAGGTGAGCCACGGCCAGACGGTACGTCTGCACGTCCGCTTGCCCGCCACGGCGGTTGAGACCCTGCACGAACAGCTGCTTGCTATCACCCGCGGTGAGCTTGGTTGGGTGCTCGCGACCGGCTGA